Part of the Drosophila kikkawai strain 14028-0561.14 chromosome 3L, DkikHiC1v2, whole genome shotgun sequence genome is shown below.
TTTGTTGTTATCTGGCGTTACTTCCATGTCACTAATGGGAATGCCCTTGTCACGGAAACTCTGAAATatcccttatcaaatttttgtagaaatatttaaagcaaattcTTCTATTGCAAACTATTTAATCATTCTATTGattcataaaaaacaaatgtttacatataaaatatgttttaccCTATTTCTCTGGGTGCAACTATTTAAATTACTCAttcaaaacacaaaaaacaaatttgctTTAAAACTGTTCGTatctatttcttgtattgtTTCAGTTTGGCTCAGTTTTTGCACTTTACTTTGTTATCTTTCACTTTACTAATGAGAAGTGGTATTCACAccttagtttatttatttctattttttttttttttttttttttttaagagaaacGTCACAAGAATGAGAAACGTCATTTATGTTTTGATtattcattataatttttattaatcttGATGATCGATTTCAAATTCAATAGAATCTTTTTTCTTTcccaaatgtatttttttgaaatttaaaaatgtttctttCCAGGAAACGTAATATGGTTTATTATATTAGAAAAATTTCTatgatttcattaaaattattaaaataaaatgagacCTCATTATTTTTGGAACAGATTTCAATCATTTTTCGgcataaatttgtatttttactgTCAGTTTCCTTATCGCTTCCTTCCCGGGCTGACCCAAGAGTCTACTTCAACAGCCACCATATGTTTCCATTACCCTGAAGGCTTTTCAAAACCATTTTGATGTTCTCTTTGGTGTATATCCATAAGCATCATTAGCATCACTGGAgaatacatatgtaaacaTATATCTTCGGGATTAGACTAATTCGGCTGCAGCGTTTTACCCTAATGAATTGCATGGAATAAGTCGCATGTGTACCTTATTGTGCTTGCTTAACACTTGTTTATTGATTGCTTGTGGCATTCCCAGCGGGTGAAATCGATATGAAGCATTTAGGAGAGTGACCCTGAGACAAGGTTGGGAAGGAGGTGGCGGCCAGGGCAAACGCTCCTTGGCTACGGCTACGGCAGAGTCCATTATTAATATTGGATTGCGTGATGATCTAATGCGCACATGCTCCCCTCTCTCTCCCCCACACATgcttcttttatattttccacaCTTTGctccatttgttttttgttggtgTGCCTGCCGCTCCACATTCGCTTTTGTTTCTTTGCTGCTGACCCAATTTGTCCATAACATTGCAACAGTGTTGTCAGCAGTGCCAGAGcaacgaaaaataaaataaaaataaatccaagAATTCAGAAAGTCGATCTGCTTTCATAACTAAAACCaaactatataaaaactaaatatgaATGGACTATTATGTCCAACAAATTTGATGAAATTATACtcgattatatttatttattctgcACTTTAATATTTGAGCAATATAATATAAAGGTAGCCGAGGGCCCAGCACTGACGTTCTGAAAATTGCTTTCATGTCTGCAAGTTAAATGTCGTTTTTGGAGCAATGTTCGTGTGAAACTCGCGACACGGGAGTGTAAACACAGTTGCCAGTGGCCTAGCTATCTGGCGTTCTAGAGGTTCATTCTAACGCTAATCCCGGTGTCCATTTATTTCGCCTGCAGCATGAGCACAACTGCCGCCAGTCTCATTGAGGCGGCGCTGAATGCCAGCAGTGGCAACGCCACAGCTACGACTGGGACGATTGCGACGACCACAACAGGCAAGCCCAACTACGTGGTGCAGGTGAAGGACGCCCCGATGAACACTCCGCTGGACCCGCTGCTCCACGTGGGCGATGGCATCTTCCTGCAAACCAAGACCGCCCAGGTTCTGGCTGGAGTCTGTGTTTGGGTTGCCCTGTTTATAACCTGTCAACAGGTAAGTTACTTTCAAAATCCATAGAATCCCGATCTAAAATCCAGTTTCATTTATCCTTTGCAGATCTACCAGCATCTGCGCTGGTACACGAATCCGCAGGAGCAGCGCTGGATAGTGCGCATCCTGTTTATCGTGCCCATCTATGCCACCTATTCTTGGATCAGCTTGCTCTTCTTCAACTCGGACAATGTGTACATCTACTTCTTCACAGTTCGCGACTGCTACGAAGGTTGGTttaactttaaactttaatacCTGTCACGAGTACATCCTTGCTTCCACACAGCCTTTGTCATCTACAACTTCTTGTCGCTGTGCTACGAGTACCTCGGCGGCGAAGGCAACATCATGTCTGAGATTCGTGGCAAGCCCATCAAGACGTCGTGCCTATATGGCACCTGCTGTTTGAAGGGCAAGACCTACACGATCGGATTTCTGCGCTTTTGCAAGCAGGCCACGCTGCAGTTCTGCCTAGTTAAGCCGCTGGTGGCCTTCATCATCATCTTTCTGCAGGCGTTTGGCCACTA
Proteins encoded:
- the Tmep gene encoding transmembrane protein 184B isoform X3 yields the protein MRCMSTTAASLIEAALNASSGNATATTGTIATTTTGKPNYVVQVKDAPMNTPLDPLLHVGDGIFLQTKTAQVLAGVCVWVALFITCQQIYQHLRWYTNPQEQRWIVRILFIVPIYATYSWISLLFFNSDNVYIYFFTVRDCYEAFVIYNFLSLCYEYLGGEGNIMSEIRGKPIKTSCLYGTCCLKGKTYTIGFLRFCKQATLQFCLVKPLVAFIIIFLQAFGHYHDGDWSADGGYIYITIIYNISVSLALYGLYLFYFATRDLLTPFEPVLKFCTIKSVIFLSFWQGVGLAILEKANVISPIVNGAGTVTAEAGTVSAGYQNFFICIEMLFAAIALRYAFPYQVYARSCISDGHGRSVTMQSISSSLKETMNPKDIMTDAIHNFHPQYQQYTQYSSEVTSAQRYEKL